The following proteins come from a genomic window of Thiothrix unzii:
- a CDS encoding molybdopterin oxidoreductase family protein, which yields MTTQTNQATEIKSTTCYMCACRCGINVHLKNGEVKYIEGNPDHPLNKGVICAKGSSGIMKQYSPARLTTPLKRKANATRGEGQFEAITWDEAFDTLATRLKHIRETDPKKFGLFTGRDQMQALTGLFAKQFGTPNYAAHGGFCSVNMAAGMIYTIGGSFWEFGGPDLHHAKLFVMIGTAEDHHSNPLKIEIGDFKRHGGRMIAINPVRTGYAAVADEWIPIRPGTDGALLLAITREIIEQGLYDRDFVVNYTNGPELVNMDPKSREYGMFLRFEVPLEEGCFDPQNKLWWDRDLNKPISTHTPGADPFLTGEFKLKDGTPVKPSFQLLRERVESYTPEWAEDITGIPAATIKRLAHEMGITARDQKIELPIAWTDVWGNEHDHVVGNPVAFHAMRGLAAHSNGFQSIRALSILMSLLGTIDRPGGFRHKAPYPRPIPPCPKTGTSADAVKPNTPLDGMPLGWPADPDDLFVDDKGEPVRIDKGFSWEYPLSVHGLMHNVITNAWRGDPYKLDTLLIFMANMAWNSSMNTSDVRDMLKDKDENGEYKIPFLVVCDAFHSEMTAFADLILPDTTYLERYDVMSMLDRPISEYDGPVDSVRIPILPVTGQCKPFQEVLIELGSRLKFPAFTTSEGKRKYRDYPDFITNFETAPGSGIGFLSGWRGQNGQKTMRGEPNPNQWEQYAKNNCMHHHVMPKSYQYMRNWNAGYLQWAQSNGLTRHAEPINIHLYSEVLHKFRRAAQGVSHGKQPPDRLRKRVERFFDALPFYHEPLENEMINKQEFPLSALTQRPMAMYHSWDSQNAWLRQIHAHNYMHMHPSVGEKNGFEDGDWIWVESVHGRIRCQARYSQSVEPNTVWTWNAIGKASGAWGLEKDANECTRGFLLNHIIGEELPNQAEGEHLSNSDPITGQAAWFDVRVKVYRASDAEQGSTFPQFPTQPRYPGMAKPVGKWLTYIGGSGKFKNMFKGR from the coding sequence ATGACTACCCAAACAAACCAAGCAACAGAAATCAAAAGCACCACATGCTACATGTGTGCCTGCCGCTGCGGTATCAATGTTCACCTCAAAAATGGCGAGGTGAAATACATTGAGGGCAACCCGGATCACCCCCTGAACAAGGGCGTGATTTGCGCGAAAGGCTCATCTGGCATTATGAAACAGTATTCGCCAGCGCGTTTGACGACCCCGCTCAAACGCAAAGCGAATGCCACTCGTGGTGAAGGTCAATTTGAGGCGATTACGTGGGATGAGGCGTTTGATACCCTCGCCACCCGCCTCAAACACATCCGCGAAACGGACCCGAAAAAGTTCGGCCTATTTACCGGACGTGACCAGATGCAGGCGTTGACCGGCTTGTTCGCCAAGCAATTTGGCACACCGAACTACGCGGCACACGGCGGTTTCTGTTCTGTGAACATGGCGGCAGGCATGATTTACACCATCGGCGGTTCCTTCTGGGAATTCGGTGGCCCGGATCTGCACCACGCCAAATTGTTCGTGATGATCGGTACGGCGGAAGACCACCATTCCAACCCGCTGAAAATCGAAATTGGTGATTTCAAACGCCACGGCGGGCGCATGATTGCGATTAACCCGGTACGCACGGGTTACGCTGCTGTGGCGGATGAGTGGATTCCAATCCGCCCCGGCACGGATGGTGCGTTGTTGCTGGCGATTACCCGCGAAATTATCGAGCAAGGTTTATACGACCGCGACTTCGTGGTGAATTACACCAATGGCCCGGAACTGGTCAATATGGATCCGAAAAGCCGTGAATACGGCATGTTCCTGCGCTTTGAAGTACCATTGGAAGAAGGTTGTTTCGACCCGCAAAACAAATTGTGGTGGGATCGTGACCTCAATAAACCGATTTCCACCCATACCCCCGGTGCTGACCCGTTCCTGACAGGCGAGTTCAAACTGAAAGACGGCACACCTGTGAAACCGTCGTTCCAGTTACTGCGTGAACGGGTGGAAAGTTATACCCCGGAATGGGCAGAAGACATTACGGGCATACCGGCTGCTACCATCAAACGTTTGGCGCATGAGATGGGGATTACCGCACGTGACCAGAAAATCGAACTGCCAATTGCTTGGACTGACGTGTGGGGCAACGAACATGATCACGTAGTCGGTAATCCGGTGGCGTTCCATGCGATGCGCGGCTTGGCGGCACACTCTAATGGCTTCCAGAGCATTCGGGCGTTAAGCATTCTGATGTCGTTGTTGGGGACGATTGACCGCCCCGGTGGTTTTAGACACAAAGCACCGTATCCGCGCCCGATTCCGCCTTGCCCGAAAACAGGTACGTCAGCGGATGCGGTTAAGCCGAATACCCCACTGGATGGGATGCCTCTCGGCTGGCCTGCTGACCCGGATGATTTGTTCGTCGATGACAAGGGCGAACCGGTGCGGATCGACAAGGGGTTCTCGTGGGAATACCCGCTGTCGGTACACGGTTTGATGCACAACGTGATTACCAACGCATGGCGCGGCGACCCGTACAAACTCGACACCTTGCTGATTTTCATGGCGAATATGGCATGGAACTCGTCGATGAACACCTCCGACGTGCGCGACATGCTCAAGGATAAAGACGAAAACGGCGAGTACAAAATTCCGTTCCTCGTGGTGTGCGATGCGTTCCACTCGGAAATGACGGCGTTTGCGGATTTGATCCTGCCGGATACCACGTATCTGGAACGCTACGATGTCATGTCGATGCTGGATCGCCCGATTTCCGAATACGACGGCCCGGTAGATTCGGTGCGGATTCCGATTTTACCAGTCACTGGTCAGTGCAAGCCGTTTCAGGAAGTGCTGATTGAATTGGGTTCACGCCTAAAATTCCCGGCGTTTACCACCAGCGAAGGCAAGCGCAAATACCGCGACTACCCGGATTTCATTACCAATTTTGAAACTGCCCCCGGTTCTGGCATTGGATTCCTGAGCGGCTGGCGCGGTCAAAATGGGCAAAAAACCATGCGCGGCGAACCGAACCCGAACCAGTGGGAACAGTACGCCAAAAACAATTGTATGCACCACCATGTAATGCCGAAATCGTACCAGTACATGCGTAACTGGAACGCGGGTTACTTACAGTGGGCGCAATCCAACGGTCTGACCCGTCACGCTGAACCGATTAATATTCACCTGTATTCCGAGGTGCTGCACAAATTCCGTCGTGCCGCACAAGGCGTTTCCCACGGCAAACAGCCACCGGATCGTTTGCGTAAACGGGTGGAACGTTTCTTCGATGCGTTGCCGTTTTACCATGAGCCGCTCGAAAACGAGATGATCAATAAGCAGGAATTCCCGCTGAGCGCGTTGACCCAGCGTCCGATGGCGATGTATCACTCGTGGGATTCGCAGAATGCGTGGTTGCGCCAGATTCATGCGCACAACTATATGCACATGCACCCTAGCGTAGGTGAGAAAAACGGCTTTGAAGACGGCGACTGGATTTGGGTGGAATCAGTCCACGGTCGCATCCGTTGTCAGGCGCGTTACTCGCAATCGGTCGAGCCGAACACAGTGTGGACGTGGAATGCTATCGGTAAGGCTTCCGGCGCGTGGGGTCTGGAAAAAGATGCCAACGAATGTACCCGTGGTTTCTTGCTGAATCACATTATCGGCGAAGAGCTGCCGAATCAGGCGGAAGGCGAACACCTTTCCAACTCCGACCCGATTACCGGGCAGGCAGCGTGGTTCGATGTGCGCGTCAAGGTATACAGAGCCAGCGATGCGGAACAAGGCTCCACTTTCCCGCAGTTCCCGACTCAGCCGCGTTATCCCGGCATGGCGAAACCTGTCGGTAAATGGCTGACCTATATCGGCGGCAGCGGCAAATTCAAGAATATGTTCAAGGGGCGTTGA
- a CDS encoding 4Fe-4S dicluster domain-containing protein gives MTQLALVIDLNVCVGCSACVTSCKEWNTSGEGGGGMVDMNPYGKDPTGTFFNRVQTFEVGEYPKTETVHFPKSCLHCEDPPCVPVCPTGASYKRKEDGIVLVDYDKCIGCKYCSWACPYGARELDAKQKVMKKCTLCVDRIYDYSLPEERRKPACVLACPTSARLFGDVHDPDSKVSVAIAERGGYQLQPEWGTRPANHYLPRRKNHANVDEEALHRVDNPLKKEEQRAPVNLDLPTLDDFLS, from the coding sequence ATGACCCAGTTAGCGTTAGTCATTGACCTGAATGTGTGCGTCGGCTGTAGTGCCTGCGTCACATCCTGTAAAGAATGGAACACTTCCGGCGAAGGCGGCGGTGGCATGGTAGACATGAACCCGTATGGCAAAGACCCAACGGGAACATTCTTCAACCGCGTGCAAACCTTTGAAGTGGGCGAATACCCCAAAACGGAAACAGTGCATTTCCCCAAAAGCTGTCTGCATTGCGAAGACCCGCCGTGCGTGCCGGTTTGCCCGACGGGGGCAAGCTACAAACGCAAGGAAGACGGCATTGTGCTGGTTGATTACGACAAGTGCATCGGCTGTAAGTATTGCTCATGGGCTTGCCCTTACGGTGCGCGGGAACTGGATGCCAAGCAAAAGGTAATGAAGAAATGCACTTTGTGCGTTGACCGCATTTACGATTACAGCTTGCCGGAAGAGCGGCGCAAACCAGCGTGCGTGTTGGCTTGCCCGACCAGTGCGCGGTTGTTTGGGGATGTGCATGACCCGGATTCCAAAGTCTCCGTGGCGATTGCGGAACGCGGCGGTTATCAGTTGCAGCCGGAATGGGGTACGCGCCCAGCGAACCATTACCTGCCACGCCGTAAGAACCATGCGAATGTGGATGAGGAAGCTCTGCACCGTGTTGACAACCCATTGAAGAAAGAAGAACAGCGTGCCCCAGTTAATCTGGATCTGCCAACGCTGGACGACTTCTTGTCTTAA
- a CDS encoding dimethyl sulfoxide reductase anchor subunit family protein: MNPAFSVIFLTTLIGAGQGLFLALYTGQVYGTFGILGGQLPPVNLYVNGTFIVMLLMGLGLFASFFHLGRPERAWRAATMWRTSWLAREVIVLPAFSGAAMVWGALYYFGIDPVLVVLGTVNIHLSLVVGFVATILAFLLYLCTGMIYAAVKFIQEWASPLTVVNYLLLGSASGFTLAAALAASQYSGLVMFFAMWAIIITLIGFATRMYSLRRNARLKRKTTACTAIGVRHPKITQISQGAMGGSFNTREFFHHQSPQVIKAIKLSFPIAVFVIPVTLLVIGWSNDSLVLLSLAFVVQYLGLLLERWFFFAQAWHPQNIYYAAT; this comes from the coding sequence ATGAATCCGGCATTTTCGGTTATTTTCCTGACGACGCTGATTGGCGCGGGGCAGGGTTTGTTTCTGGCACTGTACACTGGGCAAGTTTACGGCACGTTCGGGATTTTAGGTGGTCAATTGCCACCGGTTAACCTGTACGTCAACGGCACGTTTATTGTGATGTTGCTGATGGGATTGGGGCTGTTTGCGTCCTTCTTCCATTTGGGTCGACCGGAACGCGCATGGCGTGCCGCGACGATGTGGCGCACTTCTTGGCTGGCACGTGAAGTTATCGTGTTACCGGCCTTCAGTGGTGCGGCGATGGTGTGGGGTGCGTTGTACTACTTCGGCATTGATCCGGTTCTGGTGGTGCTGGGTACGGTAAATATCCACTTGTCGCTGGTAGTGGGTTTTGTTGCCACGATCTTGGCGTTCTTGTTGTACCTGTGTACCGGAATGATTTACGCAGCGGTGAAATTCATCCAAGAATGGGCAAGCCCGTTAACCGTGGTGAACTACTTACTGTTGGGCAGCGCGTCCGGCTTCACGTTGGCAGCGGCATTGGCGGCATCACAGTACAGCGGTTTGGTCATGTTTTTCGCCATGTGGGCGATTATTATTACCTTGATTGGCTTTGCAACACGGATGTATTCACTGCGCCGCAATGCTCGCCTCAAGCGTAAAACCACCGCTTGCACCGCGATTGGGGTACGTCACCCGAAGATTACCCAAATCAGCCAAGGGGCAATGGGTGGGTCATTCAATACCCGTGAGTTTTTCCATCACCAAAGCCCGCAGGTCATTAAGGCCATTAAACTGAGCTTCCCGATTGCGGTTTTCGTGATTCCGGTCACGTTGCTGGTGATTGGCTGGAGCAATGACAGCTTGGTATTGTTGAGCTTAGCGTTTGTGGTGCAATACCTTGGCTTGTTGCTGGAACGCTGGTTCTTCTTCGCACAGGCATGGCATCCGCAGAACATTTACTACGCAGCAACGTAA
- a CDS encoding DEAD/DEAH box helicase family protein encodes MPLQPLSAGLYDLILTDALKQKIQALTTQQASLENLDTANSHERLAEVVGRQLALILDDLAGQDDQKLLNQLEFVNALLLNLRQRVSDSAEVVELLANPVQRLTSIHPQHQTPQAPETGLSTPWLFTAGKDTPSLLHELRRELASCDQVDILVSFITVPGVRRLYDVLQTITAVDAKGTSRTQIRIITTTYTGATDQQALNDLARLPGCTVKVSLDGRRTRLHAKAWIFKRHTGFGSAYVGSANLSGAALLGGLEWTTKFTEHGQADLFIRAQAHFETLWEDGEFQTYDPENPIHQQALKVALAREAGTGLLALPTFFDLQPKPYQEEMLEQLQREREHGRMKNLVVAATGTGKTVVAAFDYRAICRQYGGRPRLLFVAHREEILRQSLRTYREVLRDQSFGELLGGGHEADQFDHLFTTIDSLSSRQLVERYGADY; translated from the coding sequence ATGCCACTCCAACCTCTCAGCGCCGGTTTATATGATCTCATTCTGACGGATGCGCTGAAGCAAAAAATACAAGCGCTTACCACACAACAAGCCAGCTTAGAAAATCTGGATACTGCTAATAGCCATGAGCGATTGGCTGAAGTTGTTGGGCGGCAGTTGGCGTTAATTCTGGACGATCTGGCGGGGCAAGATGATCAGAAGCTGTTAAACCAACTGGAATTCGTCAATGCGTTATTACTGAATTTGCGCCAGCGAGTATCCGATTCTGCTGAAGTAGTAGAACTGTTGGCGAACCCGGTGCAGCGCTTAACGTCCATACACCCACAACATCAAACACCTCAAGCACCGGAAACCGGATTATCTACCCCATGGTTATTCACCGCAGGCAAAGATACACCGTCACTGCTCCATGAGCTTAGACGGGAACTTGCCAGTTGTGATCAAGTTGATATTTTGGTCAGTTTTATAACTGTTCCGGGTGTCAGGCGTTTATACGATGTTTTGCAAACGATTACTGCTGTGGACGCAAAAGGAACAAGTCGTACCCAGATTCGTATAATCACCACAACGTATACTGGCGCAACAGATCAGCAAGCACTTAATGATTTGGCACGCCTGCCGGGTTGCACCGTCAAAGTTTCCTTGGATGGACGTCGCACGCGACTTCATGCCAAAGCCTGGATTTTCAAACGTCACACTGGCTTTGGTTCTGCTTATGTTGGCAGCGCGAATCTTTCCGGGGCGGCTTTGCTGGGCGGGTTGGAGTGGACGACGAAATTTACCGAACATGGTCAAGCCGACTTATTTATCCGCGCCCAAGCGCATTTTGAAACGCTGTGGGAAGACGGCGAATTTCAAACATACGATCCAGAAAATCCTATTCATCAACAAGCCTTAAAAGTGGCTTTGGCACGTGAAGCAGGCACTGGCCTATTAGCACTCCCCACCTTTTTTGACCTACAGCCCAAGCCGTATCAAGAAGAGATGTTGGAGCAGTTACAACGCGAGCGCGAACATGGCCGGATGAAAAATCTCGTGGTGGCGGCGACGGGCACCGGAAAAACGGTGGTGGCCGCGTTTGATTATCGCGCCATTTGTAGGCAATACGGCGGACGTCCGCGTCTGTTGTTTGTGGCACATCGGGAGGAAATCCTCCGGCAATCGTTAAGAACTTATCGCGAAGTTTTACGTGATCAGAGTTTCGGTGAACTCTTGGGTGGTGGGCACGAAGCGGATCAATTCGACCATTTGTTTACCACGATAGACAGCCTAAGCAGCCGTCAATTGGTCGAGCGCTACGGTGCAGATTATTGA
- a CDS encoding IS256 family transposase, whose amino-acid sequence MEQAQLQALAKDLAKSIKTEADLKQLSQLLLKMTVEAALNAELDDHLGYDRHAKTPEVGNSRNGYMSKLLKSDQGTVEIQTPRDRDGSFSPQLVKKNQTRFTKMDDQILYLYAKGMSTREIVDCFQELYGAEVSPTLVSSVTASVLDQVTTWQSRPLDPVYPIVYLDAMVMKIRKGKQVVNQSVYLALAVNLQGHKELLGLWLSENEGAKFWLGVLTELQNRGVQDILIACVDGLTGFPDAINAVFPKTDIQLCIVHMVRNSLKFVAWKDYKAVTTDLKDIYQASTEDQGKLALQQFGERWNDKYPQISRSWLNHWENLNTFFAYPADIRKAIYTTNAIESLNSVVRKAVNKRKVFTNEDAAKKVVFLAIEQASRKWTMPIHNWKSALNRFMLLFEDRLKDFV is encoded by the coding sequence ATGGAACAGGCACAACTCCAAGCTCTAGCCAAAGACTTGGCAAAAAGCATCAAGACGGAAGCAGACCTCAAGCAACTATCGCAACTCCTGCTGAAGATGACGGTAGAGGCTGCTTTAAACGCGGAATTGGATGACCATCTAGGGTATGACCGCCATGCGAAAACCCCAGAGGTAGGGAACAGCCGTAACGGTTACATGAGCAAGCTGCTGAAAAGCGACCAAGGCACGGTTGAAATCCAAACCCCGCGTGACCGTGATGGCAGTTTCAGCCCGCAACTGGTGAAGAAAAACCAAACCCGCTTCACCAAGATGGATGACCAAATCCTGTACCTGTATGCCAAAGGCATGAGTACGCGTGAAATCGTGGATTGCTTCCAAGAGCTGTACGGGGCAGAGGTTTCCCCGACCTTGGTATCCAGTGTCACGGCATCGGTGTTGGATCAGGTGACAACATGGCAATCCCGCCCGTTAGACCCGGTCTACCCGATTGTCTACCTTGATGCGATGGTGATGAAAATCCGCAAGGGAAAACAAGTGGTTAACCAATCAGTCTACCTTGCATTGGCGGTCAACTTGCAAGGGCATAAAGAACTGTTGGGGCTATGGCTGTCCGAAAATGAAGGTGCGAAATTCTGGTTAGGCGTTTTGACTGAACTGCAAAATCGGGGTGTCCAGGACATCCTGATTGCCTGCGTGGATGGGCTGACAGGCTTCCCCGATGCCATCAATGCGGTGTTCCCCAAAACTGACATCCAACTTTGCATCGTCCACATGGTACGCAACTCCTTGAAATTCGTGGCATGGAAAGATTACAAAGCCGTCACCACCGACCTCAAGGACATCTACCAAGCCAGCACCGAAGACCAAGGGAAACTCGCCCTCCAGCAGTTTGGTGAACGCTGGAATGACAAATACCCACAAATCAGCCGTTCGTGGCTCAACCACTGGGAAAACCTCAACACCTTCTTTGCTTACCCTGCGGACATCCGCAAAGCCATCTACACCACTAACGCCATCGAATCCCTCAACAGCGTGGTGCGCAAGGCGGTGAACAAGCGCAAGGTATTTACTAACGAAGATGCTGCCAAAAAAGTGGTTTTCCTTGCCATTGAACAGGCTTCGCGCAAATGGACGATGCCCATCCATAACTGGAAATCGGCACTCAACCGCTTTATGCTCCTGTTTGAAGACAGGCTCAAAGACTTTGTTTGA
- a CDS encoding DUF3427 domain-containing protein has product MSYSLIVTRIRVAYQSSYTVWFTVSDYWHTVVVDECHRLAADRFDTFVRAIQPSILLGLTATPERSDGKPILPYFDCRPDGSPAVELRLWHALDLQLLAPFEYYACDDDTDFSQIPWQQSGETSALDKLLTGDHVRASLVINEWQRLTANPRQCKALVFCVSVAHAQFMTSILNAAGLPAACVVGETPTEERRLAPQRLNQGELCALVTVDLYNEGVDLPMVDTLLLLRPTQSPVLFQQQIGRGFRLSPGKESCLILDFVGQHRVEFRFDKLLGSLTGQSRRQLMDSVEKGFGALPAGCHIHLQKRARDQVLHSLRTLTQQGWRNLRRELQAYIALHSNRHVLLKDFLREQLIELSDIYRSAKPSGWTSLKRDAGLLQQPQGDEESYFSEHFADLLHSDDPAQLALLQRIAASAGHYTAQNEHEERRLQMLAYQVDGQQTRVGHYRDFLQRLAAHPVVCEDLQELSDVLQARSHVSNRPIAGLEDTPLCLHAAYGVREILTAVGWLTAECRPPFQSGVLPLKARKTELLFVTLDKSSGYHASIAYHDYAISRELFHWQSQNSAGSETTSGKRYLESPGNGWQFQLFVRKHKGSPYRACGAVTLVEATGNKPMNIRWRLQTPLPIRLFREFSVLRDE; this is encoded by the coding sequence GTGTCGTACTCTCTCATCGTTACCCGCATTAGGGTAGCCTATCAGAGCAGTTACACAGTTTGGTTTACAGTCTCAGATTATTGGCACACTGTCGTGGTGGATGAATGCCATCGTTTAGCGGCAGATCGGTTTGATACTTTCGTGCGGGCGATACAGCCGTCGATATTGCTGGGTTTAACCGCGACCCCGGAGCGAAGTGATGGCAAGCCGATTTTGCCCTACTTCGACTGCCGCCCGGATGGAAGTCCTGCTGTGGAGTTACGTTTGTGGCACGCGTTGGATTTACAGCTACTTGCCCCATTTGAATATTACGCTTGCGATGATGACACGGATTTCAGCCAAATACCGTGGCAGCAAAGTGGCGAAACCAGCGCGCTGGACAAGTTGCTGACGGGCGATCATGTGCGCGCCAGTTTGGTTATCAACGAATGGCAACGTTTAACCGCTAATCCGCGCCAATGCAAAGCCTTGGTGTTCTGCGTATCCGTTGCTCATGCCCAATTCATGACCAGCATCTTGAATGCCGCCGGTTTGCCTGCTGCTTGCGTTGTGGGTGAAACGCCCACTGAGGAACGTCGCTTAGCCCCGCAGCGTTTAAATCAAGGCGAATTATGCGCCTTAGTGACGGTTGACCTTTATAACGAAGGGGTTGATTTGCCGATGGTGGATACCTTGCTGTTGTTACGCCCGACACAAAGCCCGGTATTGTTTCAGCAGCAAATTGGTCGCGGTTTTCGCCTTTCACCCGGCAAAGAAAGCTGCTTAATATTGGACTTTGTGGGGCAGCATCGTGTGGAATTTCGGTTTGATAAATTGCTGGGTAGCCTTACAGGACAATCGCGTCGCCAGTTGATGGATTCGGTGGAAAAGGGTTTTGGTGCATTGCCTGCGGGGTGTCATATCCATTTACAGAAGCGCGCCCGCGACCAGGTTCTGCATAGTTTGCGTACTTTGACGCAACAAGGGTGGCGCAATTTACGCCGAGAATTACAGGCTTACATCGCTTTGCACAGTAATCGCCACGTGTTGTTGAAAGATTTTCTGCGTGAACAACTCATTGAATTATCGGATATTTACCGCTCAGCAAAACCCAGCGGCTGGACGAGTTTGAAGCGTGATGCTGGCCTGCTTCAGCAACCGCAAGGGGATGAAGAAAGCTATTTTAGTGAGCATTTTGCTGATCTATTGCATAGCGACGACCCAGCACAGCTAGCGTTGTTGCAACGTATTGCGGCAAGCGCTGGGCATTACACTGCGCAAAATGAGCACGAAGAACGCCGCTTGCAAATGTTGGCTTACCAAGTTGATGGCCAACAGACGCGGGTTGGGCATTACCGTGATTTCCTGCAACGTTTAGCCGCGCACCCTGTTGTTTGCGAAGATTTACAGGAGTTATCAGATGTCCTGCAAGCACGCAGTCATGTATCTAATCGACCTATCGCAGGTTTGGAAGATACGCCACTGTGTTTACATGCCGCGTATGGGGTGCGTGAAATTCTGACGGCGGTGGGTTGGCTGACGGCGGAATGTCGCCCTCCGTTTCAGTCTGGTGTACTGCCGCTGAAAGCGCGTAAAACGGAGCTTTTGTTTGTAACGCTCGATAAAAGCAGTGGTTATCATGCCAGCATCGCTTATCATGACTATGCGATTAGCCGTGAATTATTCCATTGGCAAAGCCAAAATTCAGCCGGCTCTGAAACCACGTCAGGAAAACGTTACCTTGAAAGTCCGGGAAATGGCTGGCAATTCCAGCTTTTTGTTCGCAAGCATAAAGGCAGTCCTTATCGCGCCTGTGGTGCCGTCACCTTGGTTGAAGCCACGGGCAATAAGCCGATGAATATCCGCTGGCGGTTGCAAACACCGCTGCCGATTCGGTTGTTCAGAGAGTTCAGCGTGTTACGGGATGAGTAA
- a CDS encoding YaeQ family protein — MAIKPTIYKARIALSDMERNYYDSLNLTIAQHPSETLERMMVRILAYCLNAQEGIELTKGLEDVEEPAIWVRTMDEQIALWIDLGEPTPERVKKASHRAQAVRVYSFNSKSDVWWSQNVKKFSQLDAAIYRFPAEEIEALAALVSRTMDLSITITGDSAYIAGDKGEVEVHWEVLQR, encoded by the coding sequence GTGGCAATCAAACCAACCATCTACAAAGCCAGAATTGCGTTATCGGATATGGAACGCAATTACTACGACTCCCTGAATCTGACCATCGCCCAGCACCCATCCGAAACACTGGAACGCATGATGGTGCGTATTCTGGCCTATTGCCTCAATGCTCAGGAAGGGATTGAACTGACCAAAGGGCTGGAAGACGTGGAGGAACCGGCAATCTGGGTACGCACAATGGATGAGCAAATAGCCCTGTGGATTGATTTGGGTGAACCTACGCCGGAACGGGTCAAAAAGGCGAGCCATCGGGCGCAAGCGGTGCGTGTTTACAGCTTTAACAGCAAGTCGGATGTCTGGTGGTCACAAAATGTGAAAAAGTTTAGCCAGTTGGATGCTGCCATTTACCGCTTCCCAGCAGAAGAAATTGAAGCACTGGCGGCGTTGGTGAGCCGCACAATGGATTTGTCGATCACGATTACCGGCGATTCCGCCTATATCGCGGGTGATAAGGGTGAGGTCGAAGTTCACTGGGAAGTGTTGCAACGCTAA
- a CDS encoding YebC/PmpR family DNA-binding transcriptional regulator, with amino-acid sequence MAGHSKWANIKHQKAAVDKKRGKIWTKIIREITVAAREGKTSDPNAHPRLRLAVDKALGANMPKDTIEKACKRGSGETSMENYSEVRYEGYGPGGIAVIVETMTDNVNRTVGEVRHALTKHGGNLGTSGSVAFQFKKIGVMNFAPGLDEEKLMEAALEAGAEDIQMDEDGSAEIITAPEDFAGVKAAMIAAGFTPDHDEVTMRAENHTAVEGDIAAKLLKMIDMLEDLDDVQEVFTNADFSDESLAAHV; translated from the coding sequence ATGGCCGGTCATAGTAAATGGGCGAACATTAAGCACCAAAAAGCCGCAGTGGATAAGAAGCGCGGTAAAATCTGGACGAAAATAATCCGTGAAATCACGGTAGCTGCACGCGAAGGTAAAACGTCTGACCCCAATGCGCACCCACGTTTGCGTTTAGCAGTGGACAAAGCCTTGGGCGCGAACATGCCGAAAGACACCATTGAAAAAGCGTGCAAGCGCGGCTCTGGTGAAACCAGCATGGAAAATTATTCCGAAGTGCGTTACGAAGGCTACGGCCCCGGCGGTATTGCGGTGATTGTCGAAACCATGACCGACAACGTAAATCGCACAGTGGGTGAAGTGCGTCATGCTTTAACCAAGCACGGCGGTAATTTGGGTACGAGCGGTTCGGTTGCCTTCCAGTTTAAGAAAATCGGCGTGATGAACTTTGCCCCCGGTTTAGACGAAGAAAAGCTGATGGAAGCGGCTCTCGAAGCTGGTGCAGAAGATATTCAGATGGACGAAGACGGTTCTGCTGAAATCATTACCGCGCCGGAAGATTTTGCTGGCGTAAAGGCTGCGATGATTGCGGCAGGTTTTACCCCCGATCACGATGAAGTCACAATGCGTGCGGAAAACCACACGGCGGTAGAAGGCGACATTGCGGCTAAACTGCTGAAAATGATCGACATGCTCGAAGATCTCGACGATGTGCAGGAAGTTTTCACCAACGCCGATTTCAGTGATGAATCGTTGGCAGCACACGTTTAA